From Carya illinoinensis cultivar Pawnee chromosome 5, C.illinoinensisPawnee_v1, whole genome shotgun sequence, one genomic window encodes:
- the LOC122310896 gene encoding 7-deoxyloganetin glucosyltransferase-like: protein MSSVEDKPHAVCFPFPTQGHLNPMLKLAKVLHHRGFRITFINTEFNHRRLLKARGPDSLDGLPDFCFETIPDGLPPSDADATQDILSLCDSIAKNFMVPFRNLLAKLNDTVSSNVPPVSCIVSDLNMHFANTVAEELGIPIVLLCPVSAFFFLGGAHTRRLAVESGLLIPPKDVSHLPNGYMDTTIDWIPGMKNIRIKDLSSVLFASDPKGIMLNFVLEVLEKASKASAIVVNTFDALEHEGLDALSSLFPPVFSIGPLHLLLRQIPQNNSKLNNIGSNLWKDEVDCLEWLNSKELNSVIYVNFGSIAVLTPQQMAEFAYGLANSNKAFLWVIRPDLVKGDSMIVTHEFLSKTKDRGIVVSWCPQEHVLSHPSIGGFLTHCGWNSMIESMCAGVPMLCWPFGDDQKTNCRFACIEWGIGMEIDCNVKRDEVEKLVRELMEGDKGKEMKKHATKWQKMAKEAVGINGSSNLNLDKVVKEVLLQLNL, encoded by the exons atgagttcTGTGGAGGATAAGCCTCATGCTGTTTGCTTCCCATTCCCAACTCAAGGCCACCTTAATCCGATGCTCAAACTAGCAAAAGTCCTTCACCATAGAGGCTTCCGCATAACTTTTATCAACACCGAGTTCAATCACAGACGCTTGCTCAAGGCCAGAGGTCCCGATTCCTTGGACGGCCTGCCGGACTTTTGCTTTGAAACCATCCCCGATGGTTTGCCTCCCTCCGATGCTGATGCAACCCAAGACATCCTATCACTGTGTGACTCTATCGCAAAGAATTTCATGGTTCCCTTCCGAAATCTTCTTGCGAAACTTAATGATACTGTCTCCTCGAATGTTCCCCCGGTGAGCTGCATAGTTAGTGATTTAAACATGCATTTCGCCAATACCGTTGCCGAAGAACTGGGAATTCCGATCGTTCTGTTGTGTCCTGTGAGTGCCTTTTTCTTTCTAGGCGGGGCACATACCCGCCGTCTAGCTGTCGAAAGTGGGCTACTTATACCACCCAAAG ATGTGAGCCATCTTCCAAACGGGTACATGGACACTACAATTGACTGGATTCCTGGGATGAAAAATATTCGCATCAAGGATCTCAGTAGCGTTCTATTTGCATCAGATCCGAAAGGTATCATGCTGAACTTTGTTTTGGAGGTTTTAGAGAAAGCTTCAAAAGCTTCCGCTATAGTTGTGAACACTTTTGATGCATTGGAGCATGAGGGATTGGATGCTCTTTCTTCATTGTTTCCTCCTGTTTTCTCCATTGGCCCTCTTCATTTGCTTCTCAGGCAGATTCCACAGAACAATTCAAAGTTGAATAATATCGGTTCCAATCTTTGGAAAGATGAAGTTGATTGTCTCGAATGGCTCAATTCTAAGGAACTCAACTCagttatttatgtgaatttcgGCAGCATCGCAGTCCTAACCCCACAACAAATGGCTGAATTTGCTTACGGACTTGCTAACAGCAATAAAGCCTTCCTGTGGGTGATTAGGCCTGACTTGGTGAAAGGTGACTCGATGATTGTAACCCACGAGTTTTTAAGTAAAACCAAAGATAGAGGTATTGTGGTAAGTTGGTGCCCACAAGAGCATGTGCTTAGCCACCCATCAATCGGAGGATTCTTGACCCATTGCGGATGGAACTCGATGATTGAAAGCATGTGCGCAGGAGTGCCTATGCTTTGCTGGCCATTTGGCGACGACCAGAAGACAAACTGTAGGTTTGCATGCATTGAATGGGGCATTGGCATGGAGATCGATTgtaatgtgaaaagagatgaagtGGAGAAGCTTGTGAGAGAGTTGATGGAGGGAGACAAGGGTAAGGAGATGAAGAAACATGCCACGAAGTGGCAAAAAATGGCAAAGGAAGCAGTTGGTATAAATGGCTCTTCAAACTTAAATCTCGACAAAGTGGTCAAGGAGGTGTTGCTACAGTTGAATCTgtag